Sequence from the Methanoculleus sp. 7T genome:
CTGCGACGTCGACGCGGCCAACCGCGCCCCCTTCCTGGACCCGCGCCTCCTTGCTGAGGAACCCGATCGCCTGCGAAGGGGACGCCTGTGTCGTCGACCCCCTGCGGTGCGAGGGGTGCGGCGTCTGCACCCTCGTATGCCCGGCCGGTGCCGTGCAGATGGCGCCTTTCAGGGCCGGGACGATTTATCGCTCCGTGACCCCCGCCGGGAAACTCTCTCATGCACGTCTCTCGCCCGGCGCCGGGAACTCGGGGCTCCTCGTCCACGCAGTGCGGCAGAAGGCCGAGGAGATGGCCGGGGAGAGCCGCGTCCTCCTTGCCGACGGTCCGCCGGGCATCGGCTGCCCTCTCATCTCCACGGTCAGCGGCATGGACGCTGTCCTCGCCGTCACCGAGCCCGGCCTCTCGGCCCTCCACGACCTTAAGCGGCTGGTCACGGTCTGCCGCGGCTTCTCTCTCCGGATATTTGTCGTGATCAACAAATACGACCTGGAACCATCGGTCTGCCGACAGATTGAGGATTTCTGCGATACGGAAGGGCTGCCCGTGATCGGGCACGTCCCCTTCGACCCGGCCGTCCTCGCGGCCGTGCGTGCGGGCAGGCCTGTCACCCGCACCCCCTC
This genomic interval carries:
- a CDS encoding 4Fe-4S binding protein; translation: MLRNPIACEGDACVVDPLRCEGCGVCTLVCPAGAVQMAPFRAGTIYRSVTPAGKLSHARLSPGAGNSGLLVHAVRQKAEEMAGESRVLLADGPPGIGCPLISTVSGMDAVLAVTEPGLSALHDLKRLVTVCRGFSLRIFVVINKYDLEPSVCRQIEDFCDTEGLPVIGHVPFDPAVLAAVRAGRPVTRTPSPASEALYRMAEHLSCELKIDG